Within the Naumovozyma castellii chromosome 1, complete genome genome, the region ATAATGCCTGCTCCACAAGACAAAACTCATTTGCCAATTAGGCAACAAATGGAGGCCCTTATCCGCCGTAAGCAAGCCGAAATTACTAAGGGTCTTGAATCTTTAGATACTGTCAAGTTCCATGCAGATTCTTGGACTCGTGGTAATGacggtggtggtggtactTCCATGGTTATCGCTAATGGTTCCACTTTTGAAAAGGGTGGTGTCAACGTTTCTGTCGTTTACGGAAATTTGACTCCAACTGCCGTCTTGGCTATGAAGGATGACCATAAGAACTTGAAATTACCAAAGGATCCAAAGACTGGTTTACCTGTCCCAGATGGTGTTAAGTTCTTTGCCTGTGGGTTATCTATGGTTATTCATCCAAAGAATCCTCATGCTCCAACTACCCATTTGAATTACCGTTACTTTGAAACCTGGAATCCAGATGGAACTCCACAATCTTGGTGGTTCGGTGGTGGTGCCGATTTGACTCCATTCTATCTTTATGAAGAAGATGCTAAGCATTTCCATGAATTACATAAGAAGGCCTTGGACAAGCACGATAAGACCCTTTATCCAAAATACAAGAAATGGTGTGATGAATATTTCTATATTGCTCATCGTAAGGAAACTCGTGGTATTGGTGGTATCTTCTTTGATGATTTCGATGACCGTGATCCACAAGAAATCTTAAAGATCTGTGAAGATTGTTTCGATGCTTTCCTACCTTCTTACTTGccaataattgaaaagagaaaggaTATGCCATacactgaagaagaaaaacaatGGCAATTGATTAGACGTGGTAGATACGTTGAATTCAACTTAATTTACGATAGAGGTACTCAATTCGGTTTGAGAACCCCTGGTTCAAGAGTGGAATCTATTTTGATGAGTTTGCCAGAACATGCTTCCTGGTTATATAACCATCATCCTGCTCCTGGTTCAAGGGAAGCCAAATTATTGGAAGTTACCACTAACCCAAGAGAATGGGCTTAATGATAAATGactatttattttatttattgtgTTCTGTTCATATAGATATGtttattaatggaatttaatctaatttgatttattaatgTATAATTTGTAGTTGAAACGCATAGAGGATAGATGCAGAGTTGTTGTTTTTCCTATTACATGGAGTCtatatttggataataCATGGTATACATTTGGAATCAGTTCTTTATGAATATTAGAAGTTTGGGAATATCCACTCTTCTCCCCGGTGAATCAATTTTCCTTCCATCTATGGGCACAATTCACGCACTTGTAAAAAGTTGTCATAGGTTCATCAGCGGATCTAATTTgcaattggaagaaataaGCACTCTCACCACCACATTTCTCATAATTAGGACATTGCACCTTTGTCTGATCAACATTATCCCATCCACCACCAAGAACATCATCCACCTCCTTCCTTGGTAGCGTTTTCCTATCGTATATTTCTATTCCTTCGATGGGGAACTCGTATGGGCATGAACGGCACGTCAATGTGTATACCCCGCTATCAGCAGTGGTTATCAGTAGCATATTGTTACATAGAGGGCAAAATGATAACATCTTCTTTTTGGAAACGTTATAATCAGGAAGCTTCCTTATTTGTTCTCGAAGTGTTTTTCGATTGAAATGGATAACTAGCTAATTCAAGATATATAAGCTGCTCTTCgctttgaaatatttttttttttttgatttgaaaagttgACAAAAAAATCAAGAATACTTAGCGCTCGATATTCCAACAACGTAACATAAGGAAGGctgaataataaaaactATTGTTATTTAATAATCATGAATAATAGTGTTAATATACAACTGTAATACATACATTAATTAGATGTAAAGAACAgagaaatgaaaaaaagaatgcTATGGTAGAGGGGGGAGTAAGAGAATATATGCGAGATGAAACTTAGCACCAGAAATGGAACATTCTAACCCACACAGAggaatttttgattttttccttattttcttcatcttcctgTCTTATCAGTTCAGGATCATAGATTCTTCTGTGGAAATTTAGGTCAATTTTATCCAGTGGGACTAAAAATGTGAAATCTCTCTTATAAAGCATGTAGCCGAAGTAAAAGAATAGCCAAATTGGTGCAGCTAAGTAACTTTGGAAGAATGACTCAGCATCTACTTTACCATGAAGACTTGGTGGGGCAAGAGCGACCCAAAATTGGGCAATGAACACCAGCATGTTAAAGGAGATCCCGTACATTGACCCCCAGATACCAGTAACAGCTCTGAAACCAATTTCTTCCTCGGATCTACCATGTAGTTTCATACATTGTCTAAAACGGACGTGAGAAAGCATAATTCCTGACCAAGTGAAAAGTTCACTTAACCCTGCAATGGCAGCTAACCAAGTGAAGACTTCTTCCTCCTTGGATGATGCAGAGACAAACCCAATGACACCAAAAACAGCACAAAGTATTAGAGCACGTAATGGTCTACCTTCTCTGTCAACATAATCTAAGAATTTTGGAGCATAACCTTGTTCAGCAAGGGAACACATCAATCTTGGAGATGCATAAAGAGCTGAATTTGCGACAGAAATAACAGAGATCAAAATGACAGCATTGATAAAATGAGGAACCACTTTAACACCATGAATTGATGCGGCCAGGACGTATGGGGATGCATGTGTTGCGGATCCACCCGACCCCATTAGTTGATCGTTATTATGAGGGACGTTAAACCCAATTAAAATCATTGTcaacaaataaatgattAAGATACGGTATATACTTTGTTTGGCAGCTTGAGGGGTAGATTTTCTTGGATTCTCTTGTTCATTGACAGATAATGAGAATAATTCAGCACCACCATAGGAGAAATATGCGGTGACTAAGATGTAACAAATacctttaaatttttccacGGAATCACCTTCAGCAAAAGAACCTGGATCTCTCCAATATTTTGCACCAATATAACCATCTTTACCTGCACCACCACAGTTGATTACGATTGATAATATGATAAACCCAGCAATCATCAGAACTTTACatgaattgaagataaattcAGCTTCACCGTAAGCTTTGACACCAAAgaaatgaataaataataagaaCACGTAGAAGATGACAATGAATACATCAGCATTGATTTTATCATTCCAGTATTTGATAGTTAATGATGCGGTGATCAATTCTAATGGGAACACAGTTAACCATTGGATGAAAAATAACCATACTGTAGCGAAACCGAATGGTTTAGAAATGAACATTGATGTataagaattgaaatttcccGGTAATGTAGGGTATGCGACGGCCATTTCACCTGCGGCTTGAATCATGAAATAAGTAACAAAGGAAACCAATACATAACCAATAACTAATGAACCGGGCCCCCCGTAGGATAGCCCTGAAGCATTAGCCACTAGAAGACCCGTACCGATACCGGTACCAACACACATCATGATGACATGTCTTGACTTCATGGCCTTCTTTAAATGTGAAGCATCACCTAATGGTTTCGTCCCATCTTCGAGATCATTTTCTGTAGAATCTTGAGCCCTCTTGAATGAGTCGACGAATCTGTGAACTAGACCAGATCTAGATTCCTCAGTTGCATCGAGGTTGAATGATGGAGATTCTAACTCGTTTGGAAGATATTCTGTCGACGAATAGTCCACAGTCTTTTCCTTGTTCGGTTGTATAACGTTTCTTGGCATATTTTTCTGGAtcttgatttaatattcaatatgaATGAGATCCTTCCAGGTAGGTGTTAGATGCCAATAACAATCAAATTTGGTATTTATTTCCCAGCTACGAAATTGGATGAAGGTAACGAAAAAGAGTTTCAAGATTGaatgaaagattaaagactcaagaagaaagaagattatACAGAGCATCAAAccaaattcatattttaaGAATCAAGTATATTTGAAAGAGCTGGTTGAAGAGGAATCAGCGTCCTCATGCTCTTAACGATTTGCGTAGTCAAGTCGGCTCTCAAGAGCGAATAATGGCCAAGGAGTGGTCCAGCTATCCGATACCTGAAGGTGGAAGGGctttatttcaaagttaTAGGCATTTTATTCTATGATATCGTGCTTTATCTTGGCGCGTGCAGTAAAGAAATGCTTTGTTCTCTGCGGTTTTCGTCTGGGTCAAGGGATAAAAATTTTTATGGGGcatcttttcaatttttacAGATCTTCTTCGCGCCGTTCCCCACAACTTTTCATTGCTGGGACCGGGTAACGTCGGACGACTCTATTAGGCGGTTCTTTCCCTCGAACATGGCAGTCCTCAAGAGATAGCCATCGCAACAATGTCACCTATCTGACTATCACAGGGGAACTTTGGGCTGATATCGTGCAGTCAAGTTTGTTTATAGTTGGATTCTAACGTTGTGCTAGCCAAGAAGACTTCTCGGGCGACAGTATGCCGAATGAGCCCTAGGTGCTTAGACATCGGATTATAGCATCGGAAGAAGTAATTAATTCAGCTATAGAATTCCATCGTAGCATGAACTTGTGAGGGGACCATAGTTCCtcaatataattttttagACTTCCTGGCCTTTAAACCGGAGAAGAAACCCTCACATGAAACAAAAAGTCTTAAAAGAAGGTCATTGGACAAGTATCATTGTAATGTAGGACGAATTAGTTCAGTCTTAAGAGCGGTTAAGCATGTgtaaaaaaattatgtgaagaatatttgaaaactttttttttccactAACTTTTGAGGAAAAACAGTTAGAACTTTGACACTCTTTTTTGccttaatattaatataattGTCATGTCTGTTTTTGATAAGAAATGAATAATGGAATCTAACTTTAACTATAAGCTATGCCTCACCACAGCACCTCGAGGCTGGATTGTAAATGAAATGTTATTGTAGCTCAGAGGTTGGTGGATGTGAATATGGATATTCCATTCATGACTAAATTGACAACAACGTAATTGAATCAACCTCTTATGAAAAACGTCAGATTGTTCTCACAACTCTCTAAATCAAGAAGGGAAGAAAAACTTACTGTAAAAGCGATAATATGTCATCTCCACCTCTcgtatatatttttattcaaaaataaataaaaatgattttgGAAGTATATTATAACTGAGTTATTGGTTTTTTTATACTGGAGATTATTCGTTTTCGTCCTCGTTTACTCGATACTAAGGTATTAAGAATCTTTTTACCGTCACACTTCCTTCTCAACCCTTAAATTTCCGTTTTGTGGGGAACAACATATTTAAGGACTTTATTTGATGGTTTGATAAAGGTTGGAGAAGTAATCACTAATGTATTTTGTTATCAATTTACAAAGATTGATAGGTGACGTTAATTGATACGTAGCGTTATTTGACATTCTTGGCTCGTTTATATTTGGCGCGAGCCGCAACGTTAACCGAATCGTACGGTAGCTGTCAATTGGCGAATATCCTTTAAAAGGAAACAGTCATCATTTGTTCCACGTTTCCTCCACCAATCCTCCCACTATTTGACACCCAACGACTTGAAAAAATGGAGAACATGAGAGACGAATTTCCaccattgaagaatgaTCTTTTACTAAGAGTATTAAGAGGTGAAGAAGTAGAAAGGCCACCATGTTGGTTAATGAGACAAGCGGGAAGATACTTACCTGAATATCACGAAGCTAAGGGCGGAAGAGACTTCTTCGAGACATGTCGTGATGCTGAGATTGCTTCAGAGATTACAATCCAACCAATTAAACATTTTCAAGGGTTGATTGATGCTGCAATCATATTTAGCGATATCCTTGTAATTCCTCAAGCAATGGGGATGAAAGTTGAAATGATTGAAGGGAAGGGTCCATCTTTTCCTCACCCCTTAAGAGAAGTTAGTGACGTAATTGAAGTTCTCGATTATAAAGTGGATGTATTAAAGGAATTAGATTGGGCTTTCAAGTCCATTAATTTGACTAGATGGAAACTGAATGGTGAGGTGCCCTTATTTGGATTCTGTGGTGGACCATGGACTTTATTGGTTTACATGACGGAAGGAGGTGGATCTCGTATCTTTAGATATGCTAAGCAATGGATCAATGAACATCCTGATCTGTGTAAGAGGTTATTACAGAGGATTACCGATGTGGCCGTAGAATTTCTGTCTCAGCAGGTCGTTGCAGGTGCCCAAGTCTTACAAGTTTTTGAAAGCTGGGGTGGtgaattatcatctttggattttgatgaattctCTTTACCctatttgaaacaaattGTCAGCAAAGTCCCCAGAAGACTACAAGAATTGGGAATCACGGAAAAAATTCCAATGATTGTATTTGCAAAGAATTCTTGGTATGCTCTTGATAAATTGTGTGATTCTGGATTTGATGCAGTATCTTTAGATTGGACATGGGATCCAAAGGAGGCCGTGTCGATTAACAAAGGGAGAGTTACATTACAAGGTAACCTTGATCCAGGTGTTATTTATGGTTCGAAGGAAGTTATCACCAAGAAGACCGAAGAAATGATCAAAAGATTTGGAGGtgggaagaagaattatatCGTTAATTTTGGTCATGGAACTAGTCCCTTTATGGATCCAGAACAAATTAGATTCTTCTTGGAAGAATGTCACAGAATTGGTTCCAAGAAATGAACCAATAACAGTTTTAAAAATCTTTGTAGATAAATACATAATTTCTAATAAATCCTTTCGCTTCAATGGTAACTATTTATCTTGGGTTCATTAGCATTTAAATTTTAGGGAAATATTGTGTACTTGCGCAGACCTGTTGTGTCGGCGCTAATTTTTCGTGAAAGCtttaattgaaaagttttaGGTGAGTGTGAAAACTGTAAGCGGTCAACCATTGAATGTTTGGCTGCCATGCAAAAGGCAAAGTTTGGGTATAATAGGAACCATTGTAAAAATGATTTCtaataaatataagaaGCATGACCTTTACGTTTATGAACTGTCCCCAACGATATTGGATTCACTGAGGCTACTATATTTcgataataatttaaatcaaGTGAGTAAGCCTGTccaagaaaaggaagagTTTGCAATTCCCTCTGATGAACAATCAATAAATGCCCTGAAAACCAAAGATGTTTCCACTATTTTGCATTGTAACGTTTGTCAAATTAACTTTGATGATAGAGCTCTCCAAAAGTTACATTACCAAACTGATTTCCACACtctaaatttaaaaagaaactTAAAAAACCTCCCAATTATCACAGTGGAAGACTTCGAAAGAGATAGGGGAAGACAGGAATCTAGCAAAGAGAAATCAAGTTCGGAGCCAGACTCTGATcttaatttaattgatgagATGGAAGAGGACTCAAGCGCTAGtgataaagatgatgaaactaATGATATATATGAAGAATCTGTTCGGGATATCTCGCATAGATTAGAAGATCTTTCTactaatgaagaagatacaATCCTAATAAGTCATTTGAATACAAAATCTGCTCACATTTATTTCCAATCCAGTCTTCTGCCAGAAACTGAGATTTTTGGTATCTACAAGTCCCTATTTGACAAGACTACTATTTCGAATCCATATGAGACATTGAAACTATGGAATACTGGATCTTCAGAAGTTGGAGCAATTTCAGCTCTTTTCATGGTTGGCGGTGGTCATTTTGCAGGAGCAATTGTTTCACACCAGAGAGTAAATGTGGGTGGTAACGCCAAGAAACAGGATGTCAATTTTCAGGAGCAAGCTGTCCTTTTCTTAGAACATAAGACTTTCCACAGGTATACGACTAGAAGAAAGCAAGGTGGTTCTCAGTCAGCAATGGATAATGCAAAAGGGAAAGCGAATTCTGCCGGGTCCACTTTGCGTAGATATAATGAGGCAGCTCTTAAGAtagatattgaaaacttGTTAAAAGATTGGGAACCATACTTAGCAAAGTGTGAAAACATCTTCCTACGGGCTCGTAGTGCACAAGATAGGAGAGTATTTGTAGAATCTACCTGTATCAAAAAAGAAGACCCTAGATTAAAAAACTTCCCATTTACCACCAGCAGGCCTACAGTTGCTGAACTAAGAAGGGCTTGGTGTGAATTGACTTATCTGAAGAGGCTTTCTAAGCCCGAACCACTAATGACAAAGGTTCCACTAACTGAGAACACCTCAAAAAAGAGACAAGCACAGAAGGAGCCGGTATCAACACCACAGagcaaagaagaaaaacataCTGAAGAGTTGATATCTTTGTTGAAAAAAGGGAGAGCGCCTTTATTAATTGCATATCTAAGAAAAAACAAGTTGGACGTAAACTTCCACTTAGAACCTGAATCTCAGTATATTTCAACACCAAGTCTGCTGCATTATGCGTCACAAAATGGTCTCAAGCAGATGGTTATGATTTTGCTTTCTAATATGAAGGCCGATCCCTGTATTAAAAACAACATTGGCAGGACTGCATGGGACATGACTAAAGATAAAAAGGTGAAGCAAGCATTTCAGATATCTAGGTACAACCTCGGAGAAAAATTCACGAATTGGGAAGAATCACACATTGATAGAGCTGTAAGCAGAGAGGAGgttgataaattaaatgaagaggaagaaaacCTTGCGAAGCAAGAAACAAGTGACATCATGAAAAAAGAACTAGAGGCAGCGAAAGAAAGACagatgaaagaaaaagaggCTAAAAGAGGAGTTGGAAGAAAACTGGAGCCCGGTGCTATATCAATCgaacaaaatttaaattcacTCACTGAtgaacaaagaagaaggtttATGCGTGAACAGCGTGCAAGAGCTGCCGAGGCGAGATTACAAAACaataaaggaaaataaagtaaaatattttgggACCTCATTTTAACcctattatttttcattcgATAGACACCTTAAGATCAAATTTAGTTTTTCTTAGAAgtataaagaaatatatattatcttATTTACTCAgctaaagaaattatattatcatcaaatctatttcatcaaaaaaatatcataaaCTCATAAAACTCGGAGCAAAATAGGACCCTTAATTGCCCCACGATTCTtcagaagaaatttcaatcttttgaaCATGATCTTTTTCTCCCTTTTTTGGCTTCAACTTTGGGACAGTTAAAGTCAAGACACCACTTGAATAATCAGCCTTAATGTTGTCAGCATCGATTGGAGGATAATCTGGCAAGGCAATTACTCTCTTAAACTTACCAGAAGCACGTTCCTTAACCTTAATTTTCtgtttgttttcttctgttGCTGTTGAAGGAACTTCACCACTAACAATAATTTGGTTTTTATTCTTGTGGTATTCtaaatcaatatctttctttgaCTTAACACCTGGAACAGTGATCTTTAATTCATAATTCTTTTCATGATCCAAGATATCAACTGGAACTGCCACCGCTGTTGAAGAAGCAAAATTAGTTGGGAATAAAgataaatcattatcaaacCAGTTATCTAATGGACCAAAGGGGTCAATATCAGTACCCACATTGGCCTTTGCTAATTGCCTATCGGATGCCTTTGGTGCCTCGTTACCTCCAATTAATCTCTGACGCTTTTCTGGGTAGGAATTATCCAACATTCTGTTGAAGTAATCGACATCATTGTTAATTGTATCGAAAAAGTGGAAAAATGGACTGTTAAATGACATTACTGTTGATTTGTTATTCTATTCTGTAATAAAGTTTATTAAAAGAAGtaaaatttgtttattCTTGCTGtgtttaaaataaatagttAGTGATGTTATAAGAATAAAAGAACGATAACTAAAATGTATTTTTGACAGGTAGGTATCCAATTTATATGTCTCTGAGTATCTTTTCTGATCtacttttcaataattcaggGGATGAGAAAGACCTCAAGTCCACATCTCGCTGTCTCAATCTCTGGCTCATCAGTATTTGGGTCGCCTGAGAAGAGACTGTAGTGGAGTATTTCCAGCTGATTCGAgaattttccattttaaGGGTGGGACTACACcgagaaaaaaaaatcatcaaaCTCCGTGACAATGCCTAATTTGGTAAGCACGTTGTCGGCGCAGAGAATCGTACTACGTTATTCTAAATAACTAATTATGTATTAGCAATTATCTACCGCATACCCCTTGCggttattattatgagCCTTCTAGTAAAATATTAACTCGGTTCTTGCGTGTATTCTTgtatcatcattaaatgTTTCGTAAATGCTCGGTTCATAAATCCCTTCCGACTCCTTAATCTTACTATCTTCCTTCTTAATTGATATTATGGACATACTTTCCCTTCCAGGACCAGGTATTCTTTTATCCGAATTGATGATTATGTCCTCTTGTTCGCACGAGTTCAAAAAATCCTCGTATAGGACATCTCTAATAGTgatatcattttcaaaaaggGAAGATATTGAGCTTGAATTCGAGGAAATACTTGAATCGGAGGCACTCTTGGCGGGAGACCTTAGATATGGTTTTCTTGAGGAGTCTAGATGTTCTAAGGCAAGTTTATAATCACGCACCATGTTAGCATCTAAGGAGACACTACAtctttttaatttgttttctGTTGCTGACCCTCTCACTTGTCGGACTTGTGGGTGTTGCTTCCTTTCATGGgttaaaatatcaagagatctattttttatttgaaagctTTTATTGAGTGAGTTCTTAGGTTTCTTCTCTAACATTGGGGAATGTCTCTTTTCCAGTTCCTTGTTGTTTTTTGTTGATCCACTAGATAAACGTAACATTTTGTGTAGTTCCCAATGATATTTCACTTTTTATTATCTGAATGAGTTAGTAAATatagaagaaaagaaaagaaacgGTTTTGTAGCAGCTCTTCAACAAATTATGTTGTAGACTCCTCTGTTGGATAGCCATCGTAGATATTCTGTAAAGATATTTTTCGCGGAGCAAAGCAGAACGAAAGTTCACGCGTTTGTGTCGCGTTAAATGTTGagataatatttcaaaaaatagCAAGCAGCAATTCTTCCTCCTACTAAAATAGAAGCAACCACCGACCAGCCCTATCTACTCTGCAATAACTAAAAGGGAACTATACTGTCTGTTATGGATATATTCTATCTTACCTCAGCAATACTTCTTATTTTAACAGCCTACATCTTTCGATTCATATCAATATTGCCATTCTACCGAACGCATCCCAATGATAGAATATTGACAGCTCATAAAGGCACCAACGGGCCATTACATATATTTGTATTCTTAGGTTCTGGTGGACATACTGGAGAAATGCTACgaattttacaaaattatAAGGAAACTCTACTGAACCAAGACAATGTTCTCTATGTAGGGTATTCTGATATTGATTCACGCAACAAATTCTCAAAACTATTACAATCAGCTTGTAAGGTGGAATATATAGAATTTAAGAAGGCGAGAGAAGTGAATTCAGGTCTTTTGGCAAGCTTAAAAAGTATCTTCTTGACATTGATGACTTCGTTATTAAATGTCATCCGAATTCGTAAATCGATCGCTTTCAAACCGCATCTAATTCTATTGAATGGACCTGGCACCTGCTGTATCCTGGTTCTTTGGTTTAAGTTATTGGAATGGATTTTGttattttcctcttccagtaatattatatatattgaatCATTAGCAAGAATTAATAGTCTGAGCTTAACAGGTAAGATAGTATATTGGATGGCCGATGAATTCATTGTTCAATGGAAGGAATTAGAACTTTCCTGTGCACCAAGAGCAAAATATTTCGGTATTCTTACATAAATTTCATACATTATCCttaaggaagaatttaaagagttaaaatcaattttataaaatgattggatattttcatttattgtACATGATATCATGAATACTAGAATAGTAAAAAAACattataaattatttagATTCGTAACAACTTAGTTTCTAGAGTTGATAATGTCAACAAATTCTGGCTTCAAAGAAGCACCACCAACCAAGAAACCATCAACATCAGCCTTGTCCTT harbors:
- the HEM13 gene encoding coproporphyrinogen oxidase (ancestral locus Anc_3.282); this translates as MSSYSIMPAPQDKTHLPIRQQMEALIRRKQAEITKGLESLDTVKFHADSWTRGNDGGGGTSMVIANGSTFEKGGVNVSVVYGNLTPTAVLAMKDDHKNLKLPKDPKTGLPVPDGVKFFACGLSMVIHPKNPHAPTTHLNYRYFETWNPDGTPQSWWFGGGADLTPFYLYEEDAKHFHELHKKALDKHDKTLYPKYKKWCDEYFYIAHRKETRGIGGIFFDDFDDRDPQEILKICEDCFDAFLPSYLPIIEKRKDMPYTEEEKQWQLIRRGRYVEFNLIYDRGTQFGLRTPGSRVESILMSLPEHASWLYNHHPAPGSREAKLLEVTTNPREWA
- the RPC11 gene encoding DNA-directed RNA polymerase III core subunit RPC11 (ancestral locus Anc_3.283), coding for MLSFCPLCNNMLLITTADSGVYTLTCRSCPYEFPIEGIEIYDRKTLPRKEVDDVLGGGWDNVDQTKVQCPNYEKCGGESAYFFQLQIRSADEPMTTFYKCVNCAHRWKEN
- the BAP3 gene encoding amino acid transporter BAP3 (ancestral locus Anc_3.284), which encodes MPRNVIQPNKEKTVDYSSTEYLPNELESPSFNLDATEESRSGLVHRFVDSFKRAQDSTENDLEDGTKPLGDASHLKKAMKSRHVIMMCVGTGIGTGLLVANASGLSYGGPGSLVIGYVLVSFVTYFMIQAAGEMAVAYPTLPGNFNSYTSMFISKPFGFATVWLFFIQWLTVFPLELITASLTIKYWNDKINADVFIVIFYVFLLFIHFFGVKAYGEAEFIFNSCKVLMIAGFIILSIVINCGGAGKDGYIGAKYWRDPGSFAEGDSVEKFKGICYILVTAYFSYGGAELFSLSVNEQENPRKSTPQAAKQSIYRILIIYLLTMILIGFNVPHNNDQLMGSGGSATHASPYVLAASIHGVKVVPHFINAVILISVISVANSALYASPRLMCSLAEQGYAPKFLDYVDREGRPLRALILCAVFGVIGFVSASSKEEEVFTWLAAIAGLSELFTWSGIMLSHVRFRQCMKLHGRSEEEIGFRAVTGIWGSMYGISFNMLVFIAQFWVALAPPSLHGKVDAESFFQSYLAAPIWLFFYFGYMLYKRDFTFLVPLDKIDLNFHRRIYDPELIRQEDEENKEKIKNSSVWVRMFHFWC
- the HEM12 gene encoding uroporphyrinogen decarboxylase HEM12 (ancestral locus Anc_3.294); the encoded protein is MENMRDEFPPLKNDLLLRVLRGEEVERPPCWLMRQAGRYLPEYHEAKGGRDFFETCRDAEIASEITIQPIKHFQGLIDAAIIFSDILVIPQAMGMKVEMIEGKGPSFPHPLREVSDVIEVLDYKVDVLKELDWAFKSINLTRWKLNGEVPLFGFCGGPWTLLVYMTEGGGSRIFRYAKQWINEHPDLCKRLLQRITDVAVEFLSQQVVAGAQVLQVFESWGGELSSLDFDEFSLPYLKQIVSKVPRRLQELGITEKIPMIVFAKNSWYALDKLCDSGFDAVSLDWTWDPKEAVSINKGRVTLQGNLDPGVIYGSKEVITKKTEEMIKRFGGGKKNYIVNFGHGTSPFMDPEQIRFFLEECHRIGSKK
- the VMS1 gene encoding Vms1p (ancestral locus Anc_3.293) codes for the protein MISNKYKKHDLYVYELSPTILDSLRLLYFDNNLNQVSKPVQEKEEFAIPSDEQSINALKTKDVSTILHCNVCQINFDDRALQKLHYQTDFHTLNLKRNLKNLPIITVEDFERDRGRQESSKEKSSSEPDSDLNLIDEMEEDSSASDKDDETNDIYEESVRDISHRLEDLSTNEEDTILISHLNTKSAHIYFQSSLLPETEIFGIYKSLFDKTTISNPYETLKLWNTGSSEVGAISALFMVGGGHFAGAIVSHQRVNVGGNAKKQDVNFQEQAVLFLEHKTFHRYTTRRKQGGSQSAMDNAKGKANSAGSTLRRYNEAALKIDIENLLKDWEPYLAKCENIFLRARSAQDRRVFVESTCIKKEDPRLKNFPFTTSRPTVAELRRAWCELTYLKRLSKPEPLMTKVPLTENTSKKRQAQKEPVSTPQSKEEKHTEELISLLKKGRAPLLIAYLRKNKLDVNFHLEPESQYISTPSLLHYASQNGLKQMVMILLSNMKADPCIKNNIGRTAWDMTKDKKVKQAFQISRYNLGEKFTNWEESHIDRAVSREEVDKLNEEEENLAKQETSDIMKKELEAAKERQMKEKEAKRGVGRKLEPGAISIEQNLNSLTDEQRRRFMREQRARAAEARLQNNKGK
- the HSP26 gene encoding chaperone protein HSP26 (ancestral locus Anc_3.291) codes for the protein MSFNSPFFHFFDTINNDVDYFNRMLDNSYPEKRQRLIGGNEAPKASDRQLAKANVGTDIDPFGPLDNWFDNDLSLFPTNFASSTAVAVPVDILDHEKNYELKITVPGVKSKKDIDLEYHKNKNQIIVSGEVPSTATEENKQKIKVKERASGKFKRVIALPDYPPIDADNIKADYSSGVLTLTVPKLKPKKGEKDHVQKIEISSEESWGN
- the NCAS0A10720 gene encoding uncharacterized protein (ancestral locus Anc_3.290) — translated: MLRLSSGSTKNNKELEKRHSPMLEKKPKNSLNKSFQIKNRSLDILTHERKQHPQVRQVRGSATENKLKRCSVSLDANMVRDYKLALEHLDSSRKPYLRSPAKSASDSSISSNSSSISSLFENDITIRDVLYEDFLNSCEQEDIIINSDKRIPGPGRESMSIISIKKEDSKIKESEGIYEPSIYETFNDDTRIHARTELIFY
- the ALG14 gene encoding N-acetylglucosaminyldiphosphodolichol N-acetylglucosaminyltransferase anchoring subunit ALG14 (ancestral locus Anc_3.289), which produces MDIFYLTSAILLILTAYIFRFISILPFYRTHPNDRILTAHKGTNGPLHIFVFLGSGGHTGEMLRILQNYKETLLNQDNVLYVGYSDIDSRNKFSKLLQSACKVEYIEFKKAREVNSGLLASLKSIFLTLMTSLLNVIRIRKSIAFKPHLILLNGPGTCCILVLWFKLLEWILLFSSSSNIIYIESLARINSLSLTGKIVYWMADEFIVQWKELELSCAPRAKYFGILT